Proteins encoded in a region of the Engraulis encrasicolus isolate BLACKSEA-1 unplaced genomic scaffold, IST_EnEncr_1.0 scaffold_35_np1212, whole genome shotgun sequence genome:
- the LOC134443693 gene encoding hepatic sodium/bile acid cotransporter-like, producing the protein MNQTSWVTTLSTSAPPLTPSNTSGDGFQSLFSPAGNASDSADGFQSPTLRNGSDGSGFQSPFSPAMDAAISVITVVILCITMVSLGCTMEVAKIRQHLLRPKGVAIAVVAQFGIMPLTAFTLAKILSLSPLEGVTVLICGCCPGGNLSNIFSLALHGDMNLSIVMTTCSTVLALGLMPLLLLLYCQGLGLQHAVPYLGIMVALLMTLAPCAVGIAVNHYRPRWSQRVIKVGLSILLVSAVAIGVMSGVTIGTSVWVVLSPRLMAAASLMPFTGYTLGFILSTLCRLNGQCRRTIAVETGCQNIQLCSTILKVAFAPETIGPLYLFPLLYIVFQGGEALILVLAYRTYRLLRPNKEGRHGKDDRITQRNTPFLSLFNDARLFGHIAASRAGTALGIARTSTQDWQLCGKAGRLGQSHLVTYLSN; encoded by the exons ATGAACCAGACATCGTGGGTCACGACCCTGAGCACCAGCgcccctcctctcaccccctccaatACCAGTGGTGATGGGTTCCAATCCCTCTTCTCGCCCGCGGGGAACGCCAGCGACAGTGCTGACGGGTTCCAGTCCCCAACACTGAGGAATGGCAG CGATGGTTCTGGGTTCCAGTCCCCGTTCTCCCCGGCGATGGACGCGGCCATCAGTGTCATCACCGTGGTGATCTTGTGCATCACTATGGTGTCTCTCGGGTGCACCATGGAGGTTGCTAAGATACGGCAACACCTGCTGAGGCCCAAGGGCGTGGCCATCGCTGTGGTAGCGCAGTTTGGAATCATGCCGCTCACCGCCTTCACACTCGCCAAGATACtcag CCTGTCTCCACTAGAGGGTGTTACTGTGTTGATCTGCGGCTGCTGTCCAGGAGGAAACCTCTCCAACATCTTCTCCCTCGCACTACATGGGGACATGAacctcag cATCGTCATGACTACGTGTTCCACAGTGTTGGCGTTGGGCTTGATGCCGCTACTACTACTGCTCTACTGccag ggttTAGGTCTACAACATGCGGTCCCCTATCTGGGCATCATGGTCGCGCTCCTCATGACGTTGGCACCGTGTGCAGTCGGCATCGCAGTCAACCACTACAGGCCCCGCTGGTCACAACGCGTTATCAag gtcGGTCTGAGCATCCTGCTGGTTTCGGCGGTTGCCATCGGTGTGATGTCGGGCGTTACCATAGGAACCAGTGTGTGGGTGGTCTTGTCTCCGCGGCTGATGGCGGCAGCGTCACTGATGCCCTTTACAGGATACACACTCGGCTTCATACTCTCAACACTGTGCAGACTCAATGGACA gtgTCGAAGGACCATCGCCGTCGAGACGGGCTGTCAAAACATCCAGCTGTGCTCCACCATcctgaag gttgcgTTTGCTCCGGAGACTATTGGTCCTCTCTACCTGTTTCCTCTTCTCTACATCGTCTTCCAGGGAGGAGAAGCGCTGATACTCGTACTGGCGTACAGGACATATCGACTACTGAGACCCAATAaagagg GACGGCACGGCAAAGATGATCggattacacaacgaaatactcctttcctttccctgttCAACGACGCAAGACTCTTTGGACATATTGCAGCCTCTCGCGCCGGAACCGCGCTTGGAATCGCTCGGACATCCACACAGGAC